In Anseongella ginsenosidimutans, one genomic interval encodes:
- a CDS encoding hydrogen peroxide-inducible genes activator: MTIVQLEYILAVDTYRNFARAAEKCFVSQPTLSMQLQKLEEELGEKLFDRSKQPVIPTERGLKVIEQARNVLREFQKIPEIIKESRGEVSGELRLGIIPTVAPYLLPLFITDFLEKYPKVSLVIEELVTGEILKRLANDSIDAGIASTPLQEPVVQEIPLYYEPVVAYVSAAHPLYEREWISSSELETQDLWTLGEGHCFRSQVVNLCRKSPAKNEAGSLEYQNGSMEFLARLADMTGKITLLPEMATYGWPEERKRAIRPMEGRSPVREISMIIQRNHAKRYIIDLLRQSILSHIPPALKEAAGSERIEWK, encoded by the coding sequence ATGACAATCGTCCAATTAGAATATATCCTTGCGGTGGATACCTATCGAAATTTCGCCAGAGCGGCGGAAAAGTGTTTCGTGTCCCAGCCTACGCTTAGTATGCAATTGCAAAAGCTGGAGGAAGAGCTGGGAGAAAAGCTGTTTGATCGCAGTAAACAACCTGTGATCCCCACGGAAAGAGGCCTGAAAGTGATTGAACAGGCTAGGAATGTATTGCGCGAATTCCAAAAAATACCGGAGATCATTAAAGAAAGCAGGGGAGAGGTCTCCGGGGAACTTCGATTAGGAATTATTCCCACGGTAGCTCCTTACCTTTTACCCCTGTTTATCACGGATTTCCTGGAAAAGTACCCGAAAGTCAGCCTGGTGATCGAGGAGCTTGTCACCGGTGAGATCCTGAAAAGGCTGGCAAATGATTCTATCGATGCTGGTATTGCTTCCACGCCGCTTCAGGAGCCGGTCGTCCAGGAAATACCTTTATACTATGAACCTGTGGTCGCCTATGTTTCCGCTGCGCACCCCTTGTACGAACGCGAATGGATTTCGTCTTCGGAACTCGAAACCCAGGATCTGTGGACGCTGGGTGAAGGACACTGTTTTCGCAGCCAGGTAGTGAATCTTTGCCGGAAAAGCCCCGCAAAAAACGAGGCCGGCAGCCTGGAATACCAGAATGGCTCTATGGAGTTCCTGGCGCGTCTAGCTGACATGACCGGGAAAATAACGCTCCTGCCTGAAATGGCCACTTACGGCTGGCCCGAAGAGAGAAAACGGGCTATCAGGCCCATGGAAGGCCGCTCCCCGGTAAGAGAGATAAGCATGATTATCCAGCGTAATCATGCTAAGCGATATATCATAGACCTGCTGAGGCAATCAATCCTTAGCCATATACCGCCCGCGCTGAAAGAAGCTGCCGGCTCCGAGCGGATCGAATGGAAATAG
- a CDS encoding catalase: MTDKKLTTASGRPVADDQNSLTAGPRGPVLIEDYILHEKMAHFNRERIPERIVHAKGSGAFGKFTVTHDLTAFTKAKLFSEVGKETKVMVRFSTVGGEKGSADTERDPRGFAVKFYTEDGNWDLVGNNTPVFFIKDAYKFSDFIHTQKRDPKTNCKNAAMMWDFWSLNPESLHQVLIVMTNRGTPYSYRHMHGFSSHTLSFINSKNERFWVKFHFITQQGIKNFTDDEAAEMRGKDPDFAQRDLVEAIEKGDFPRWALKVQVMPEKDADTYEINPFDLTKVWPHADYPLQDLGIMELNQVPSNYFAFVEQAAFAPAHIVDGIGFSPDKMLQGRILSYPDAQRYRLGVNYEQLPVNRCPYAVNNYQRDGSMALGDNGGDAPNYFPNSFDSPAPDPSYAEPPRKLSESMIDRYDRNAPGENDHYTQPGNLFRLLSEEEKRHTIHNIVASMKGITGPRREEIINRQLCHFFRADLTLGTGVARGLEISIDLGRFATV, from the coding sequence ATGACCGACAAGAAATTAACTACTGCATCCGGACGGCCGGTTGCCGATGATCAAAACTCGTTAACCGCAGGACCGCGAGGCCCCGTATTGATCGAGGACTATATTCTTCATGAAAAAATGGCCCATTTCAACCGGGAACGGATCCCGGAACGCATCGTACATGCCAAGGGCAGCGGCGCTTTCGGAAAATTCACCGTCACTCATGACCTGACTGCTTTTACGAAGGCAAAGCTTTTTTCGGAAGTCGGAAAGGAAACCAAAGTAATGGTCAGGTTTTCAACCGTCGGCGGAGAAAAAGGTTCGGCAGATACAGAACGCGACCCAAGGGGCTTTGCCGTTAAATTCTATACCGAAGACGGCAACTGGGACCTGGTGGGCAATAATACGCCTGTGTTCTTTATAAAGGATGCTTACAAATTCAGCGACTTTATTCATACACAGAAGCGGGATCCTAAAACCAATTGCAAAAACGCAGCGATGATGTGGGATTTCTGGTCACTTAACCCGGAAAGCCTGCACCAGGTGCTGATCGTGATGACCAACCGGGGAACTCCCTATAGCTACCGTCATATGCACGGTTTCAGCAGCCATACCCTTTCGTTTATTAACAGCAAAAATGAGCGCTTCTGGGTAAAATTCCACTTTATAACCCAGCAGGGGATCAAGAACTTTACCGATGATGAAGCGGCTGAAATGCGGGGAAAGGATCCGGATTTCGCTCAGCGCGACCTGGTAGAAGCCATCGAAAAAGGCGACTTCCCCCGCTGGGCGCTGAAAGTGCAGGTCATGCCGGAAAAAGACGCGGACACCTATGAAATAAACCCCTTTGATTTGACAAAGGTCTGGCCGCATGCCGATTACCCGCTGCAAGACCTGGGAATCATGGAACTTAACCAGGTACCTTCCAATTACTTTGCCTTCGTAGAACAAGCTGCCTTTGCTCCTGCCCATATCGTGGACGGAATCGGCTTTTCACCTGACAAAATGCTGCAGGGAAGAATACTGTCGTACCCCGATGCCCAGCGCTATCGCCTGGGTGTAAACTATGAACAGTTGCCGGTAAACCGTTGTCCTTACGCGGTAAACAACTATCAGCGGGATGGCTCCATGGCCCTCGGAGATAACGGAGGAGATGCTCCGAATTACTTTCCGAACAGCTTTGACAGCCCGGCCCCGGATCCATCCTATGCAGAACCTCCCCGCAAGCTTAGCGAATCAATGATAGATCGTTACGATCGCAATGCGCCGGGCGAAAACGATCACTACACGCAGCCTGGCAATTTATTCCGCCTGCTGAGCGAAGAAGAAAAACGCCATACCATTCACAATATCGTTGCTTCCATGAAGGGTATCACCGGCCCCAGGCGCGAAGAGATCATTAACCGTCAGCTTTGCCATTTCTTCCGCGCCGACTTAACGCTTGGAACCGGCGTCGCACGGGGCCTCGAAATTTCGATTGATTTGGGTCGGTTTGCTACCGTTTGA
- a CDS encoding transposase — MSRRKFTSEFKVKVVMEALSERYTIQELGRKYEIHPTQITTWKTQFLKNASAVFDKPVKDAKSEAQEKEEHYLKVIGQQKVEIDFLKKALS, encoded by the coding sequence ATGAGTAGGAGAAAGTTTACTTCGGAGTTTAAAGTCAAGGTGGTCATGGAGGCCTTGAGCGAGCGTTACACGATTCAGGAGCTTGGTCGCAAGTACGAGATCCATCCCACGCAGATCACTACCTGGAAGACTCAGTTTTTGAAAAATGCCAGCGCCGTTTTTGACAAACCAGTAAAGGATGCCAAAAGCGAGGCCCAGGAGAAGGAAGAGCATTATTTGAAGGTGATCGGCCAGCAAAAGGTCGAGATTGATTTTTTAAAAAAAGCCTTGTCATGA
- the rlmB gene encoding 23S rRNA (guanosine(2251)-2'-O)-methyltransferase RlmB gives MKRNSGTEKKTSNLRIFGIRAVMEAIESGKEIDSLYVQKGTAGSLYRDLRKIASEYDLTIQTVPPEKLRYLGDKNHQGVVAFISPVEFHKLEQLIPAIYERGEVPLILILDRITDVRNFGAISRSAECLGVHGIVIPRKGAAQVNADAVKTSAGALLSIPVCRERNLKNSIVFLRESGLQVVACTEKSQNYPSAMDFTAPTAIILGSEEDGISGEYLKLADDAVKIPMKGTIASLNVAVAAGVILYETIRQRLI, from the coding sequence ATGAAAAGAAATTCTGGCACGGAAAAAAAAACGAGCAATTTGCGGATCTTCGGGATCCGGGCTGTGATGGAAGCGATTGAATCGGGAAAAGAGATTGACTCTTTATACGTACAAAAGGGCACCGCGGGAAGTCTTTACCGCGACCTCCGGAAAATAGCATCGGAGTACGACCTCACAATCCAAACCGTTCCGCCGGAAAAACTCCGTTACCTGGGAGATAAGAATCACCAGGGCGTAGTGGCTTTCATCTCTCCTGTTGAATTTCATAAGCTGGAACAACTGATCCCCGCTATTTACGAAAGAGGAGAAGTACCCCTTATCCTTATACTTGACCGGATCACAGACGTGCGCAACTTCGGCGCAATCAGCCGGTCCGCAGAATGCCTGGGCGTACACGGCATTGTGATCCCCCGCAAAGGGGCCGCCCAGGTCAATGCAGACGCCGTTAAAACTTCCGCAGGTGCATTGCTGAGCATTCCTGTATGCAGAGAACGAAACCTTAAAAATAGCATCGTATTTCTCCGGGAATCCGGCCTCCAGGTCGTAGCCTGCACGGAAAAATCCCAGAACTATCCGTCCGCAATGGATTTTACGGCGCCAACCGCAATTATCCTTGGCTCGGAAGAAGACGGAATCTCAGGCGAATACCTTAAGCTCGCCGATGATGCCGTAAAAATCCCGATGAAAGGAACCATTGCCTCCCTGAATGTTGCAGTAGCGGCCGGCGTCATTCTCTATGAAACCATTCGGCAGCGCTTAATTTAG
- a CDS encoding IS3 family transposase, translating to MSQDKQQRQRHIDKAGMLSIVRQCELLEVPRSSFYYKPLGESELNLELMRLIDEEYLLHPWLGVPRMTTWLRKDKGYKINPKRIERLYRLMGLSATGPKPNTSKKGKGALHRVYKYLLKGLKIVRPNQAWAMDITYIPVQGGYLYLCAIIDLYSRYVVGWSLSNAMSADWCKQTLQGAIARHGCPEILNTDQGSQFTAYEFCDWVTHPERGIKLSMDGKGRAIDNIFIERLWRSVKYKHVYLFPASDGLECYRGLQVYFEYYNTQRRHQSLDDQVPLTVYGQALKQVA from the coding sequence ATGAGCCAGGATAAACAGCAACGTCAGCGACATATTGACAAGGCCGGAATGTTGAGTATTGTCCGTCAGTGCGAGCTTCTTGAGGTTCCTCGCAGCAGTTTTTATTATAAGCCCTTGGGAGAAAGCGAGCTGAATCTGGAGCTTATGCGCCTGATTGATGAAGAATACCTGTTACATCCCTGGCTTGGGGTTCCTCGCATGACCACCTGGCTAAGGAAGGACAAAGGCTATAAGATCAATCCTAAACGCATTGAGCGACTTTACCGGCTGATGGGACTCTCGGCCACAGGCCCTAAGCCCAATACCTCCAAAAAAGGAAAAGGGGCCTTACATAGGGTATACAAATACCTGTTGAAGGGGCTCAAAATTGTGCGCCCTAATCAGGCGTGGGCCATGGACATCACCTATATTCCGGTGCAGGGCGGCTACCTGTATCTATGTGCCATTATTGATCTGTACAGTCGCTATGTGGTAGGCTGGTCGCTGAGCAACGCCATGAGCGCGGATTGGTGTAAACAGACCCTACAAGGAGCCATCGCCCGGCATGGTTGTCCGGAGATTCTCAATACTGATCAGGGAAGCCAGTTCACCGCTTATGAGTTCTGTGATTGGGTTACCCATCCTGAACGGGGAATCAAACTCAGTATGGACGGTAAAGGCCGGGCAATTGACAATATTTTCATAGAACGCCTGTGGAGAAGTGTCAAGTACAAACACGTATACCTGTTCCCGGCCAGCGACGGACTGGAATGCTACCGAGGCCTACAGGTCTATTTTGAGTATTATAATACCCAGAGACGACATCAGAGCCTGGATGACCAAGTCCCGTTGACCGTCTACGGGCAAGCACTAAAACAAGTGGCATAG